From a region of the Lactuca sativa cultivar Salinas chromosome 4, Lsat_Salinas_v11, whole genome shotgun sequence genome:
- the LOC111883081 gene encoding serine/threonine-protein kinase STY13 isoform X1 — protein sequence MGSGNGFYSTGEFNLEAKWSIDPKLLFVGPKIGEGAHSKVYEGKYKNQNVAIKIINKGDTPEEISKIEGRFAREIAMLSKVQHKNLVKVILIKYYIRSYNNYIKFCMKMNMNMITLQFIGACKKPIMVIVTELLTGGTLRKYLLNMRPRGLLDTRVAIGFALDIARAMECLHSHGIIHRDLKPENLLLTSDHKSIKLADFGLAREESLTEMMTAETGTYRWMAPELYSTVTLRHGEKKHYNHKVDAYSFAIVLWELIHNKLPFEGMSNLQAAYAAAFKNVRPSADELPEDLALIVTSCWKEDPNGRPNFSQIIQMLHHYLSTTAVPPPPEATAVPPRMFNVFLPDSPGTSTLISKEDEIPTTPLHDTPKGGPFSCFYRCCR from the exons ATGGGATCCGGGAATGGGTTTTACTCAACAGGGGAGTTTAATTTGGAAGCAAAGTGGTCGATTGATCCGAAGCTTCTTTTTGTTGGTCCAAAGATCGGAGAAGGTGCACATTCAAAAGTCTATGAGGGCAA ATATAAAAACCAGAATGTTGCGATTAAGATCATAAACAAAGGCGACACCCCAGAAGAAATTTCAAAGATCGAAGGTCGTTTTGCTCGAGAAATCGCCATGTTGTCTAAAGTCCAACACAAGAACTTAGTAAAGGTAATCTTGATCAAATATTATATCAGATCTTACAACAATTACATAAAATTCTGTATGaaaatgaatatgaatatgatcACACTACAGTTTATTGGAGCTTGTAAGAAACCAATCATGGTGATTGTAACCGAGCTTCTTACTGGTGGCACACTAcgtaaatatttattaaatatgCGACCAAGGGGATTGTTGGATACACGTGTCGCTATTGGGTTTGCACTTGATATAGCTCGAGCAATGGAATGCTTACACTCACATGGAATCATTCATCGTGATTTAAAACCTG AAAACTTGTTGTTGACATCCGATCACAAATCTATAAAACTCGCTGATTTTGGTTTGGCAAGAGAAGAATCGTTAACAGAGATGATGACTGCAGAAACAGGAACTTATCGCTGGATGGCTCCAGAG ctTTATAGCACTGTAACATTAAGACATGGAGAAAAGAAACATTATAACCACAAGGTGGATGCATACAGCTTTGCAATTGTTTTGTGGGAGCTTATACACAATAAGTTGCCTTTTGAAGGCATGTCAAATCTTCAAGCCGCCTATGCAGCCGCCTTTAAG AATGTGAGGCCGAGTGCTGATGAACTGCCTGAGGATTTGGCTTTAATTGTGACATCTTGTTGGAAGGAAGATCCGAATGGTCGGCCAAATTTCAGTCAAATTATACAAATGCTTCACCATTACCTGTCAACCACCGCGGTGCCGCCGCCACCGGAAGCCACCGCGGTGCCGCCACGGATGTTCAACGTGTTTCTGCCGGATTCCCCTGGAACAAGCACGTTGATCTCAAAAGAAGATGAAATACCAACAACGCCCCTGCATGACACCCCGAAAGGTGGTCCGTTTTCGTGCTTTTATCGGTGTTGTCGGTGA
- the LOC111883081 gene encoding serine/threonine-protein kinase STY13 isoform X2, with protein sequence MGSGNGFYSTGEFNLEAKWSIDPKLLFVGPKIGEGAHSKVYEGKYKNQNVAIKIINKGDTPEEISKIEGRFAREIAMLSKVQHKNLVKFIGACKKPIMVIVTELLTGGTLRKYLLNMRPRGLLDTRVAIGFALDIARAMECLHSHGIIHRDLKPENLLLTSDHKSIKLADFGLAREESLTEMMTAETGTYRWMAPELYSTVTLRHGEKKHYNHKVDAYSFAIVLWELIHNKLPFEGMSNLQAAYAAAFKNVRPSADELPEDLALIVTSCWKEDPNGRPNFSQIIQMLHHYLSTTAVPPPPEATAVPPRMFNVFLPDSPGTSTLISKEDEIPTTPLHDTPKGGPFSCFYRCCR encoded by the exons ATGGGATCCGGGAATGGGTTTTACTCAACAGGGGAGTTTAATTTGGAAGCAAAGTGGTCGATTGATCCGAAGCTTCTTTTTGTTGGTCCAAAGATCGGAGAAGGTGCACATTCAAAAGTCTATGAGGGCAA ATATAAAAACCAGAATGTTGCGATTAAGATCATAAACAAAGGCGACACCCCAGAAGAAATTTCAAAGATCGAAGGTCGTTTTGCTCGAGAAATCGCCATGTTGTCTAAAGTCCAACACAAGAACTTAGTAAAG TTTATTGGAGCTTGTAAGAAACCAATCATGGTGATTGTAACCGAGCTTCTTACTGGTGGCACACTAcgtaaatatttattaaatatgCGACCAAGGGGATTGTTGGATACACGTGTCGCTATTGGGTTTGCACTTGATATAGCTCGAGCAATGGAATGCTTACACTCACATGGAATCATTCATCGTGATTTAAAACCTG AAAACTTGTTGTTGACATCCGATCACAAATCTATAAAACTCGCTGATTTTGGTTTGGCAAGAGAAGAATCGTTAACAGAGATGATGACTGCAGAAACAGGAACTTATCGCTGGATGGCTCCAGAG ctTTATAGCACTGTAACATTAAGACATGGAGAAAAGAAACATTATAACCACAAGGTGGATGCATACAGCTTTGCAATTGTTTTGTGGGAGCTTATACACAATAAGTTGCCTTTTGAAGGCATGTCAAATCTTCAAGCCGCCTATGCAGCCGCCTTTAAG AATGTGAGGCCGAGTGCTGATGAACTGCCTGAGGATTTGGCTTTAATTGTGACATCTTGTTGGAAGGAAGATCCGAATGGTCGGCCAAATTTCAGTCAAATTATACAAATGCTTCACCATTACCTGTCAACCACCGCGGTGCCGCCGCCACCGGAAGCCACCGCGGTGCCGCCACGGATGTTCAACGTGTTTCTGCCGGATTCCCCTGGAACAAGCACGTTGATCTCAAAAGAAGATGAAATACCAACAACGCCCCTGCATGACACCCCGAAAGGTGGTCCGTTTTCGTGCTTTTATCGGTGTTGTCGGTGA
- the LOC111883058 gene encoding uncharacterized protein LOC111883058 yields MPDVYSTYKKRDDICDDVCGQEVSRMSRIKCMMQSLDLRSFIILFLLIPTGFVGIYFHGQKVTYFLRPLWQSPPKPFIQIPHYYHQNVSMTTLCRLHGWKLREYPRRVYDAVLFNNEIDMLMIRWKELYPYITQFVLLESNSTFTSIPKPHFFAINQEKFDFVKPRLTYATIPGGSRKGINPFYEEAYQRVAVDRLLRIAGIEDDDLLIMSDVDEIPSAHTIDLLRWCDGSPDIMHLNLRNFLYSFEFNIDHKSWRASVHKYKKGKTRYAHYRQTDYLFAESGWHCSFCFRKISDFVFKMKAYSHSDRIRFRHHLDPKRIQTVICNGDDLYDMLPEEYTFKDIIGKMGPIPHSYSAVHLPEYLLKNGDEFKYLLPGNCVREAG; encoded by the exons ATGCCTGATGTTTATTCAACTTACAAGAAGCGAGATGATATCTGCGATGATGTTTGTGGTCAG GAGGTAAGCAGAATGTCAAGAATCAAATGCATGATGCAGAGTCTTGATTTGCGAagttttataatattatttttattaatcccAACTGGGTTTGTGGGTATTTATTTTCATGGACAAAAAGTAACATACTTTCTTCGGCCACTATGGCAATCCCCCCCTAAACCCTTCATTCAAATCCCCCATTACTATCACCAAAACGTCTCAATGACAACCCTCTGCAGACTCCATGGGTGGAAATTACGAGAATACCCTCGAAGAGTATACGATGCAGTCCTGTTCAACAATGAAATCGACATGCTCATGATCAGATGGAAAGAACTTTACCCTTACATAACCCAATTCGTTCTCTTAGAATCCAATTCAACTTTCACATCGATCCCAAAACCCCATTTTTTCGCAATAAATCAAGAAAAGTTTGACTTTGTAAAACCCCGTTTGACTTATGCCACAATCCCGGGTGGATCAAGAAAAGGGATTAATCCGTTTTATGAAGAGGCGTATCAGAGAGTTGCAGTTGACCGGCTTTTGAGAATTGCAG GTATTGAAGATGATGATTTGTTGATAATGTCAGATGTGGATGAGATCCCGAGTGCACACACAATCGATTTGTTAAGATGGTGTGACGGGTCCCCCGACATCATGCATTTAAATTTAAGAAactttttatactcttttgagTTCAATATCGATCATAAAAGCTGGAGGGCTTCAGTCCATAAATATAAAAAAGGGAAAACCAGGTATGCCCACTACAGACAAACGGATTATTTATTTGCAGAGTCTGGATGGCATTGCAgtttttgttttagaaaaataAGTGATTTTGTGTTCAAGATGAAAGCTTATAGCCATTCAGACAGAATAAGGTTTCGACATCATCTTGATCCCAAAAGGATTCAGACAGTGATTTGTAATGGGGATGACTTGTACGATATGCTTCCTGAGGAGTACACTTTTAAGGACATAATTGGGAAAATGGGACCCATTCCTCATTCGTATTCTGCAGTTCATCTTCCGGAATATTTGTTGAAAAATGGTGATGAGTTTAAATATCTTTTACCTGGGAATTGTGTTCGTGAAGCTGGGTAG